From the Capsicum annuum cultivar UCD-10X-F1 unplaced genomic scaffold, UCD10Xv1.1 ctg214, whole genome shotgun sequence genome, the window ttttaaaaaacactaGAGTTCCATAGATTTCAGGTCATCTtttatatctgttgcaccagttgccaTTGATTCTTTCATGGCAATTCTGAAGTTATAATGTTGTGATTGCTTTTCATCCATTGTGCTTCCTTCATTTCCCGAGATACAAAATGTTCCCAAAACAACAGTCCTTAATTTATGGACAGGTAATGAGTCTTTTTACCAATGGGAAACATCAATTCCTATGTGTGAATCTTAATGTGGTTAGTTTGTTTTTGCTTTTATTCCATTGGAATTCTTTCACTTGTTGTTTGGCTGAAAGTgtagaaatttgcagaacagccTTTTAGATATATGTGCATTTTACAGCCCTGTTAACAGTAACCGAATTTTCTCAATTCTAATCGATTAGGCATATTTTGCCAGTTCTTTTGAGAAATATATCTGGAAACACCGCTTGTTCTGTGGTCTAACCTAGTGttttggtctgtttaaatttaGGTACGTATATTGACAAGAAATGCCCATTCACTGGCAATGTTTCCATCAGAGGTCGTATCCTTGCTGGTACATGCCACAGTGCTAAGATGAACAGAACCATCATTGTTCGTCGCAACTACCTACATTATGTCAAGAAGTACCAGAGGCAAGAGCGTGCTACCTTAAATATGTTGGCTGTTTTACTcaattcttttgttatttttaacaCGTAAGTTATTTCAGATATGAGAAGAGGCACTCGAATATTCCAGCTCACATCTCACCTTGCTTCCGTGTGAAAGAGGGAGATCATGTTATTATCGGACAATGCAGGTTAGGACCATCATATTTTGATTTTGCTGAAGTAGTTTTTCATTATTTGCTGTTGAAGTGATAACATCTTCTTTTATAGGCCGTTATCCAAAACCGTGAGGTTCAATGTCTTGAAGGTGATTCCAGCCGGTTCTGCTGGTGGCGGGAAAAAAGCTTTTGCCGGAATGTGAGCTGAGGGGCTCTTCTATTTTAATGTTTACAGCTAGGAATGATGTCTAGGCTTTTCTGCTTTTGCTGAATTCCAGTCTTCATTAATTTTCTTCTGAAGGTTTAAATTTTGAAACTTAATGCTAGCAACaagtttatttttcctattatgcATATGTACTAATCTTATAAGAGTTTGGTGATTGAACTTTTTTTCTTAGAAAGGATTGTTTGGTGATATTAGCAGTTTTCTATTTTACTGTCTGTCAAGCTGCTTATTTCTGGGCtcctttatttctttgttttgagATCGTGATTTAGTCTAATAGAAGGGGTGGTTTCGACCACCAATTCTCCACtctcacttaattacatatcatgccccaataaataattatttcattgtttcatcataatggtttaaatatttaatatattctattaatttatattaattaactataaatacatattggaagtaaaaaaaattatttatttaattggctatcatgttcaaaactaatttgttaccacgaatcacaataattaataacttaaaatatttaaaagacatatagaaattttattgactctcgttattttagcaatgccacataaattgagataaagaaaaagtactgcaaatcataataattaacaacttaaaatatttaaaagatatataaaaattttagttgattttcaaaattatatcgaaaccacataaattgagatacaaagaataaatatattatttgataattatgtaaaaattattataaatcacaataattaacaagttaaatacttttttaaaaatagataaaaattctattcaactctcaaaattttatcgatgaaccataaatcatgacaaaataaaaaattatcttaattaattgcaactaaatatttaatgtaaatcaattttattattttaattgaattttatatagaaaattaactttttgtttatttatttattttagtaaatttaaattttaaaattatttctttcttatatagaaatactaatatttaaacataactttaaatttttaaagtacaaaattaataaatttaatttaataaaataaatttctaattaatattttcttagaatttgtgttggatCAATATGTATCTTaaatggaaataaagaaaaatatatagtaaaattttattattgtgaaagataaatataatgcactatccaataatatttaataatatcatattttgcatatgcaactacagcatcccgtatttaattaatatactattttggtgaattatCTATAATTACTattgaatatgataaaattatattaatttttataataataacataatcaatcgcttttaattaattattatgggtcatctaataatatttaatgaaaaataaaataaacataaaatgtaaaattaactgttaatattttaaattaaattttcgtctttcgaacaatgattttactatatcattataagtcatttatgtattagaaaaataaaaataacaaaatgatatgtcaacataaaatatttaattgactatcaaaattatattagtgtcacataaattgaaacgggaaagaaaaagatataaaacaacatatattatttaaaaattaaataaaaaatactgtaaataacaataattaacaaaa encodes:
- the LOC107853236 gene encoding 40S ribosomal protein S11-like: MAEQIEKAFLKQPGVFLSSKKTGKGKRPGKGGNRYFKSTGLGFKTPREAIEGTYIDKKCPFTGNVSIRGRILAGTCHSAKMNRTIIVRRNYLHYVKKYQRYEKRHSNIPAHISPCFRVKEGDHVIIGQCRPLSKTVRFNVLKVIPAGSAGGGKKAFAGM